In Pantoea cypripedii, the DNA window AGACAGCTCACCCGAGCCGAATCTGCCTGGCTCAACTCATGGAACAACAGCGCCAGGATTAGCGCATTACGTCGCTGATGTTGGGATACATCATCCAGTTCGGTCACCAGCTGATGGACGAGACGAGTGATCAGCAAAGGGCAAAGTGCCTCGATACATTTTTTCTCACCCCGATCGGACAGATACACATTATGGGTCTGCGTCCCTGCCTGCGCATGGGTTTGATGTGTCAGCCCGGAGGGGATCCACAACGCGCGGTAAGGCGCTAATGTCCAGCTCGCCTCCGCGGTATGAATTGTGATCGCCCCGCTGCTGCAATAAGTCAACTGCGCCGTGGCGTGTGAATGCCAGGCCTGCGCCTGCTGGCGTGTGTAGTAGTAGGAAACAACAGAGGGTGCCGGGATTAACATCTCCGTTTTCAGCTGCGGAATTTTACTTTTTAGTTTGAGTGCGCTATTCATCTCTCCCACTGCCTTCTCCTCTCCCCCGCTCGTAACCCAAAAATTTCGCCACTATTTATCGTTTGCGACAACCTTTGTCGCTTTTTCAGGGTGTTTTACTACGACACAGA includes these proteins:
- a CDS encoding helix-turn-helix domain-containing protein; this translates as MNSALKLKSKIPQLKTEMLIPAPSVVSYYYTRQQAQAWHSHATAQLTYCSSGAITIHTAEASWTLAPYRALWIPSGLTHQTHAQAGTQTHNVYLSDRGEKKCIEALCPLLITRLVHQLVTELDDVSQHQRRNALILALLFHELSQADSARVSCLPVAKEPRLLALTGQMLQHPGNSETLESLSRQAGITPRTLSRLFRQDTGLSFAEWRQQLTITMTINLLSQGGAVEVIASQLGYCNGSALIAMFSKAMGLTPQRYFALQA